A stretch of Bordetella genomosp. 13 DNA encodes these proteins:
- a CDS encoding benzoate-CoA ligase family protein, translating into MNHCPAELNFASHLAALNAARAAKTAYIDDQRRLTYGELAERVARCAGLLRGLGLRREERVLLLMHDTVDWPVAFLGALHAGVVPVAVNTLLTPDDYAYILQHSRSRAALVSGPLLPVLQAAMAQGAGDLEHIVVSQPGGTLAPNVHDFDTLLSAAPTVPAVRTLADEIAFWLYSSGSTGKPKGVVHTHGNLWHTAELYAKPVLGIREDDVVFSAAKLFFAYGLGNGLTFPLSVGATTVLMGERPTPQAVFKRLVTHRPTIFYGVPTLYAGMLAAPDLPSRDQVALRVCASAGEALPRDIGDRFTRHFGCEILDGIGSTEMLHIFLSNRSGDLRYGTTGKPVPGYEVQLRDDAGQPVPPGAIGDLYIKGPSTALMYWNNRDKTRQCFLGDWLKSGDKYICDADGYYTYAGRSDDMIKVSGQYVSPVEVENVLIQHEAVLEAAVIGVPDHDGLVKTKAYVVLRPGFQPDDNTGAALQQYVKQHLAPFKYPRQINFTEELPKTATGKIQRFRLRQLEEATL; encoded by the coding sequence ATGAACCACTGCCCCGCCGAACTGAATTTCGCCAGCCACCTGGCCGCGCTGAATGCCGCGCGGGCGGCCAAGACGGCCTATATCGACGACCAGCGCCGCCTCACCTACGGCGAACTGGCCGAGCGCGTGGCGCGCTGCGCCGGCCTGCTGCGCGGCCTGGGCCTGCGCCGCGAGGAACGGGTGCTGCTGCTGATGCACGACACGGTGGACTGGCCCGTGGCCTTCCTGGGCGCGCTGCACGCCGGCGTGGTGCCGGTGGCGGTGAACACGCTGCTCACGCCCGACGACTACGCCTATATCCTGCAGCACAGCCGCTCGCGCGCCGCGCTCGTGTCGGGCCCCTTGCTGCCGGTGCTGCAGGCCGCAATGGCGCAAGGCGCGGGCGACCTCGAGCACATCGTGGTGTCGCAGCCCGGGGGCACGCTGGCGCCGAACGTACACGACTTCGACACGCTGCTGTCGGCCGCGCCCACCGTGCCGGCCGTGCGCACGTTGGCCGATGAAATCGCGTTCTGGCTGTATTCGTCCGGCTCCACCGGCAAGCCCAAGGGCGTGGTGCACACGCACGGCAACCTGTGGCATACCGCCGAGCTGTATGCCAAGCCCGTGCTCGGCATCCGCGAGGACGACGTGGTGTTCTCGGCCGCCAAGCTGTTCTTCGCGTATGGCCTGGGCAACGGACTTACCTTTCCGCTGTCGGTGGGCGCCACCACGGTGCTGATGGGCGAACGGCCCACGCCGCAGGCGGTGTTCAAGCGCCTGGTCACGCATCGTCCCACCATCTTCTACGGCGTGCCCACGCTGTACGCGGGCATGCTGGCCGCGCCCGACCTGCCGTCTCGCGACCAAGTGGCGCTGCGCGTCTGTGCCTCCGCCGGCGAGGCGCTGCCGCGCGACATCGGCGACCGCTTCACGCGGCATTTCGGCTGCGAGATCCTCGACGGCATCGGCTCCACCGAGATGCTGCACATCTTCCTGTCCAACCGCAGCGGCGACCTGCGCTACGGCACCACCGGCAAGCCCGTGCCCGGCTACGAAGTGCAGCTGCGCGACGACGCGGGGCAGCCCGTGCCGCCCGGCGCCATCGGCGACCTGTACATCAAGGGCCCCAGCACCGCGCTGATGTACTGGAACAACCGCGACAAGACCCGCCAGTGCTTCCTGGGCGACTGGCTGAAAAGCGGCGACAAGTACATCTGCGACGCCGACGGCTACTACACGTACGCGGGCCGCAGCGACGACATGATCAAGGTCAGCGGACAGTACGTCTCGCCGGTCGAGGTCGAGAACGTGCTCATCCAGCACGAGGCCGTGCTCGAGGCCGCCGTCATCGGCGTGCCCGACCACGACGGCCTGGTCAAGACCAAGGCCTACGTGGTGCTGCGGCCGGGCTTCCAGCCGGACGACAACACGGGCGCGGCGCTGCAGCAGTACGTGAAGCAGCACCTGGCTCCCTTCAAGTATCCGCGCCAGATCAACTTCACCGAAGAACTGCCCAAGACCGCCACGGGCAAGATCCAGCGGTTCCGCCTGCGGCAGCTCGAAGAGGCCACGCTGTGA
- a CDS encoding DUF3008 family protein, which translates to MPAKSKAQQMAAGAALSAKRGDTKPSELKGASKSMYKSMDQTELKKMASTPRSGKPRHKSSSTTHH; encoded by the coding sequence ATGCCAGCCAAGTCCAAAGCCCAGCAGATGGCCGCCGGTGCGGCCCTGTCCGCCAAGCGCGGCGACACCAAGCCCAGTGAACTGAAAGGCGCGTCGAAGTCCATGTACAAGTCCATGGATCAGACGGAACTGAAGAAGATGGCCTCGACGCCCCGCAGCGGCAAGCCGCGCCACAAGAGTTCGTCAACCACGCATCACTGA
- a CDS encoding alpha/beta fold hydrolase, with protein MEFDTPARALRLEYRWIAPDRRDAPLMVFLHEGLGSVSMWRDWPDQACAAAGCRGLVYSRYGYGQSTPRPADEKWPVDFMHEQARDVLPAFLAALGVDARREPPLLYGHSDGGSIALLYASMYPDAVGGIVVAAPHIFVEDVTVAHIETARTQYRSTDLPARLGRHHADPDSAFWGWNDIWLNPDFRRWNIEEYLDGIRCPVLALQGVDDEYGTLEQIRGIRRRAPQTRLFEIPDCRHSPHRDQPDIVIRAVADFVHGLARPG; from the coding sequence ATCGAATTCGACACGCCGGCCCGCGCGCTGCGGCTGGAGTACCGCTGGATCGCGCCCGACCGGCGCGACGCGCCGCTCATGGTGTTTCTGCACGAGGGGCTGGGCTCGGTGTCCATGTGGCGCGACTGGCCCGACCAGGCCTGTGCCGCGGCGGGGTGCCGCGGCCTGGTCTATTCGCGCTATGGCTATGGACAATCCACGCCGCGCCCGGCCGACGAGAAATGGCCGGTGGACTTCATGCACGAACAGGCGCGCGACGTACTGCCGGCGTTCCTGGCGGCGCTGGGCGTCGATGCCCGGCGCGAACCGCCGCTGCTGTATGGCCACAGCGACGGCGGCTCCATCGCGCTGCTGTACGCGTCCATGTACCCGGACGCCGTGGGCGGCATCGTGGTGGCCGCGCCCCACATCTTCGTCGAGGACGTCACGGTGGCGCACATCGAGACCGCCCGCACCCAGTACCGCAGCACCGACCTGCCGGCCCGGCTGGGCCGCCACCACGCCGACCCCGACTCGGCCTTCTGGGGCTGGAACGACATCTGGCTGAATCCGGACTTCCGCCGCTGGAACATAGAGGAGTACCTGGACGGCATCCGCTGCCCGGTGCTGGCGCTGCAGGGCGTGGACGACGAGTACGGCACGCTGGAACAGATCCGCGGCATCCGCCGGCGCGCGCCCCAGACCCGCCTGTTCGAGATACCGGACTGCCGTCATTCGCCGCACCGGGACCAGCCCGACATCGTCATCCGCGCCGTGGCCGACTTCGTCCACGGTCTTGCACGACCCGGCTAG
- a CDS encoding ABC transporter ATP-binding protein — protein MTAPIASRAGLVQARGLHTYYGASHVLRGVDLDVAPGESIGLVGRNGMGKTTLIRTLLGLVRPARGSVSVSGRDCTRAAPHAIARLGIAYVPEGRGIFPNLSVRENLLVAARPGRGQRPDWTYERVLETFPRLRERIGHGGQQLSGGEQQMLAIGRALMTNPELLVLDEATEGLAPLIVAEIWNIVGRIRATGMSTLIVDRNFRAVLAHTDRCVVMEKGELVESGDSAAFAAQPAQLARYLGV, from the coding sequence ATGACGGCGCCCATCGCGTCGCGCGCGGGCCTGGTGCAGGCGCGCGGCCTGCACACGTACTACGGCGCCAGCCACGTGCTGCGCGGCGTCGACCTCGACGTGGCCCCGGGCGAATCCATCGGGCTGGTCGGCCGCAACGGCATGGGCAAGACCACGCTGATCCGCACCCTGCTGGGCCTGGTGCGGCCCGCGCGCGGCAGCGTCAGCGTGAGTGGCCGCGACTGTACGCGCGCGGCGCCGCATGCCATCGCTCGGCTGGGCATCGCATACGTGCCCGAGGGGCGCGGCATCTTCCCCAACCTGAGCGTGCGCGAGAACCTGCTGGTGGCCGCCCGGCCCGGACGCGGCCAACGGCCCGACTGGACCTACGAACGGGTACTCGAGACCTTTCCGCGGCTGCGCGAGCGCATCGGCCATGGCGGCCAGCAGCTGTCGGGCGGCGAACAGCAGATGCTGGCCATCGGACGAGCCTTGATGACCAACCCCGAGCTGCTGGTGCTGGACGAGGCCACCGAGGGCCTGGCGCCGCTGATCGTGGCCGAGATCTGGAACATCGTCGGCCGCATACGCGCCACCGGTATGTCCACGCTGATCGTCGACCGCAATTTTCGCGCGGTGCTGGCCCATACGGATCGCTGCGTGGTCATGGAGAAAGGCGAGCTGGTGGAAAGCGGCGACAGCGCCGCGTTCGCCGCACAGCCGGCGCAGCTGGCGCGATATCTGGGTGTGTAG
- a CDS encoding branched-chain amino acid ABC transporter permease has translation MRKAVPLLLPVLALLALGALPWLAGGYAAGLALKIMIYALFALSLQLLVGGAGLVSLGHAAFFGIGAYTAALLTPDGGPALLWWLLPAALGAAGLYALLTGALALRTRGIYFIMVTLAFSQMAYYVFHDTRIGGGSDGIYLYFRPEAAMAGGLLFDLGDDTVFYLFALACLALGWLFLGLLRRSPFGAALAGIRISEQRMRAAGYDTYPYKLTAYVAAGMLAGLAGFLYALKDGFVTPELLAWEQSGMALLMVILGGLRRPGGAVLGAVGLVLLQELFQSEAVFGDFATHWHLSLGLSIIALVALLPDGLIALPDRLRGMAARRGGDAGAAPVTPDGAPPGGGAAGAAAPAASSAPAGATAASTGTAVRGPAGAPVRDRAAALITSGGPHG, from the coding sequence ATGCGCAAGGCCGTACCGCTACTGCTACCCGTGCTCGCCCTGCTGGCGCTCGGCGCCCTGCCCTGGCTGGCGGGCGGCTATGCCGCCGGGCTGGCGCTGAAGATCATGATCTACGCGCTGTTCGCGCTCAGCCTGCAACTGCTGGTGGGCGGGGCCGGGCTGGTCAGCCTGGGACACGCCGCGTTCTTCGGCATCGGCGCCTACACCGCGGCATTGCTGACGCCCGACGGCGGGCCCGCGCTGCTGTGGTGGCTGCTGCCCGCGGCGCTGGGCGCGGCGGGCCTGTATGCGCTGCTCACCGGCGCGCTGGCGCTGCGCACTCGCGGCATCTACTTCATCATGGTCACGCTGGCCTTTTCCCAGATGGCCTATTACGTGTTCCACGACACCAGGATCGGCGGCGGCAGCGACGGCATCTACCTGTACTTCCGTCCCGAGGCCGCGATGGCCGGCGGCCTGCTGTTCGACCTGGGCGACGACACGGTGTTCTATCTGTTCGCGCTGGCATGCCTGGCGCTGGGCTGGCTGTTCCTGGGGCTGTTGCGGCGCTCGCCGTTCGGCGCGGCGCTGGCCGGCATCCGCATCAGCGAGCAGCGCATGCGCGCGGCCGGCTACGACACGTATCCGTACAAGCTGACGGCCTACGTGGCGGCAGGCATGCTGGCCGGACTGGCCGGCTTCCTGTATGCGTTGAAGGACGGTTTCGTCACGCCCGAACTGCTGGCCTGGGAACAGTCGGGCATGGCGTTGCTGATGGTGATCCTGGGCGGCCTGCGCCGGCCCGGCGGCGCGGTGCTGGGCGCCGTGGGGCTGGTGCTGCTGCAGGAACTGTTCCAGTCCGAGGCCGTGTTCGGCGACTTCGCCACGCACTGGCACCTGTCGCTGGGCCTGTCCATCATCGCGCTGGTGGCGTTGCTGCCCGATGGCCTGATCGCCCTGCCGGACCGACTGCGCGGCATGGCCGCCCGGCGCGGCGGCGATGCCGGCGCAGCGCCTGTTACTCCGGACGGCGCACCGCCCGGCGGCGGCGCGGCGGGCGCCGCTGCGCCTGCCGCCTCTTCCGCGCCTGCCGGCGCGACGGCCGCATCCACAGGCACCGCTGTCAGGGGGCCTGCAGGCGCCCCGGTCCGCGACCGCGCCGCCGCGCTCATCACCTCCGGAGGTCCCCATGGCTGA
- a CDS encoding branched-chain amino acid ABC transporter permease codes for MDPGVFLIQCLNALQYGLLLFLVASGLTLIFGIMGIINLAHGSFYMIGAYMAFALGPWVDRLLGGGFFVTLLVCVAAAALLGYLLEAAFFSYLYRRDHLQQVLMTYGLILVFEELRSILVGNDVHGVPVPAWLQGSISLGEVMTYPVYRLFISAVGLGIGLLLYLVITRTRLGMMVRAGASNREMIGSLGIDINRLYRLVFAAGVALAALAGAIAAPVSSVYPGMGHGVLIVCFVVVVIGGIGSIRGAFLAAMLVGLVETFGQVLFPAAAGVLVYVLMAGILLCKPEGLFKQG; via the coding sequence ATGGATCCCGGCGTCTTCCTCATCCAGTGCCTGAATGCCCTGCAGTACGGCCTGCTGCTGTTCCTGGTGGCCAGCGGACTGACGCTGATCTTCGGCATCATGGGCATCATCAACCTGGCCCATGGCAGCTTCTACATGATCGGCGCCTACATGGCGTTCGCGCTGGGGCCGTGGGTCGATCGCCTGCTGGGCGGCGGCTTCTTCGTCACGCTGCTGGTATGCGTGGCGGCCGCCGCACTGCTGGGCTACCTGCTCGAGGCCGCGTTCTTCAGCTACCTGTACCGGCGGGACCACTTGCAGCAGGTGCTGATGACGTACGGGCTGATCCTGGTTTTCGAAGAGCTGCGCAGCATCCTGGTGGGCAACGACGTGCACGGCGTGCCGGTGCCGGCCTGGCTGCAGGGTTCCATCTCGCTGGGCGAGGTGATGACCTACCCCGTCTACCGGCTGTTCATCTCGGCGGTGGGGCTGGGCATCGGGCTGCTGCTGTACCTGGTGATCACGCGCACACGCCTGGGCATGATGGTGCGCGCGGGCGCCAGCAACCGCGAGATGATCGGCTCGCTGGGCATCGACATCAACCGGCTGTACCGGCTGGTGTTCGCGGCCGGCGTGGCGCTGGCGGCGCTGGCCGGGGCCATCGCGGCGCCGGTGTCCTCCGTGTACCCCGGCATGGGGCACGGCGTGCTGATCGTGTGCTTCGTGGTGGTGGTGATCGGCGGCATCGGCTCCATCCGCGGCGCCTTCCTGGCCGCCATGCTGGTGGGCCTGGTCGAGACCTTCGGCCAGGTGCTGTTCCCGGCCGCCGCCGGCGTGCTGGTGTACGTACTGATGGCCGGCATCCTGCTGTGCAAGCCCGAAGGGCTGTTCAAACAAGGCTGA
- a CDS encoding ABC transporter substrate-binding protein — protein sequence MQHAFLRGATAGALLCLAAGASAQDKIKVGFMLPYSGTYAALGTAIENGFRLYVAEQGGKLGGREIEYFKVDDESNPAKASENANRLIKRDQVDVLIGTVHSGVAMALAKAAKDSNTTLIVPNAGADAITGPMCGAGIFRTSFTNWQPAFAMGPVAAAKGHKTAITVTWKYAAGDEAVNGFQEGFEKAGGKVQKQLSVPFPNVEFQSLLTEIAAAKPDMVFAFFAGGGAVKFVQDYHAAGLGKTIPLYGSGFLTDGTLKAQGDSAQGLLTTLHYADGLNTPRDNAFRAAYTKAHTIAPDVYAVQGYDAAQMMQAGLAAVKGDIGRKDDFRKAMRSATIDSPRGQFTLSPAGNPVQDIYLRKVAGLDNVVQEVAVRKLADPARGCRL from the coding sequence ATGCAACATGCCTTTTTACGCGGCGCCACGGCCGGCGCCCTGCTCTGCCTCGCGGCCGGCGCATCGGCCCAGGACAAGATCAAGGTAGGCTTCATGCTGCCGTACAGCGGCACGTATGCCGCGCTGGGCACCGCCATCGAGAACGGGTTCCGGCTGTACGTGGCCGAACAGGGAGGCAAGCTGGGCGGCAGGGAGATCGAATACTTCAAGGTGGACGACGAGTCCAATCCCGCCAAGGCTTCCGAGAACGCCAACCGGCTGATCAAGCGCGACCAGGTCGACGTGCTGATCGGCACCGTGCACTCCGGCGTGGCGATGGCGCTGGCCAAGGCCGCGAAGGACAGCAACACCACGCTGATCGTGCCCAACGCAGGCGCCGACGCCATCACCGGCCCCATGTGCGGCGCCGGCATCTTCCGCACCTCGTTCACTAACTGGCAGCCCGCCTTCGCCATGGGCCCCGTGGCCGCGGCCAAGGGCCACAAGACCGCCATCACGGTCACCTGGAAGTACGCGGCGGGCGACGAGGCCGTCAACGGTTTCCAGGAAGGCTTCGAGAAGGCGGGCGGCAAGGTGCAGAAGCAGTTGTCCGTGCCGTTCCCCAACGTCGAGTTCCAGTCGCTGCTGACCGAGATCGCCGCGGCCAAGCCCGACATGGTGTTCGCCTTCTTCGCGGGCGGCGGGGCCGTCAAGTTCGTGCAGGACTATCACGCGGCCGGCCTGGGCAAGACCATTCCGCTGTACGGCTCGGGCTTCCTGACCGACGGCACCCTGAAAGCGCAGGGCGATTCGGCGCAGGGCCTGCTGACCACGCTGCACTATGCCGACGGCCTGAACACCCCGCGCGACAACGCCTTCCGCGCCGCCTACACCAAGGCCCACACCATCGCGCCCGACGTGTACGCGGTGCAGGGCTATGACGCCGCGCAGATGATGCAGGCCGGCCTGGCGGCCGTGAAGGGCGACATCGGCCGGAAGGACGACTTCCGCAAGGCCATGCGCTCTGCCACCATCGACAGCCCGCGCGGACAGTTCACGCTGTCGCCGGCCGGCAATCCGGTGCAGGACATCTACCTGCGCAAGGTCGCCGGCCTGGACAACGTGGTGCAGGAAGTGGCCGTGCGCAAGCTGGCCGACCCGGCACGCGGCTGCCGCCTGTAA
- a CDS encoding ABC transporter ATP-binding protein: MAEVMLAAQGISRRFGGLVAVDGVSLELARGAVHAVIGTNGAGKSTLINILSGELPPSGGTVRLGPHDVTAWPQPRRARAGLGRTYQRSTIFPELSVHENCRLAAQAGRQRFWHWWRSAVDCAHSTGLARQAIESTGLQPDAHRPAGQLPHGRKRQLEIAMCLAGQPDVLLLDEPLAGMGPEETDRILELLQSLKRDHAILLVEHDMDAVFRVAETITVMVNGCAIASGDPAAIRANPAVQTAYLGEHQ; encoded by the coding sequence ATGGCTGAAGTCATGCTCGCCGCGCAAGGTATCTCGCGCCGCTTCGGCGGGCTGGTGGCCGTGGACGGCGTGTCGCTCGAACTGGCGCGCGGCGCCGTGCACGCCGTCATCGGCACCAACGGCGCCGGCAAGTCCACCCTCATCAACATTCTTTCCGGCGAGCTGCCGCCCAGCGGCGGCACCGTGCGCCTGGGCCCGCATGACGTCACCGCATGGCCACAGCCGCGCCGCGCCCGCGCGGGCCTGGGCCGCACCTACCAGCGCTCGACGATCTTTCCCGAACTGAGCGTGCACGAGAACTGCCGCCTGGCCGCGCAGGCCGGCCGCCAGCGCTTCTGGCATTGGTGGCGGAGCGCCGTCGACTGCGCGCACAGTACCGGGCTGGCGCGCCAGGCCATCGAAAGCACCGGCCTGCAGCCCGACGCCCACCGTCCGGCGGGGCAATTGCCGCACGGCCGCAAGCGCCAGCTGGAGATCGCGATGTGCCTGGCCGGGCAGCCCGACGTGCTGCTGCTGGACGAGCCGCTGGCCGGCATGGGGCCGGAGGAGACGGACCGCATCCTCGAACTTCTGCAGTCGCTGAAGCGGGACCACGCCATCCTGCTGGTCGAGCACGACATGGACGCCGTGTTCCGCGTGGCCGAGACCATCACCGTGATGGTCAACGGCTGCGCCATCGCCAGCGGAGACCCGGCCGCCATCCGTGCCAACCCCGCGGTGCAGACCGCCTACCTGGGAGAACACCAATGA